A single window of Polaribacter sp. SA4-10 DNA harbors:
- a CDS encoding LamG-like jellyroll fold domain-containing protein, whose amino-acid sequence MNKILQVICLCLLVHTAKAQEQSQHQLFVGNAAIDYKSTDDYNLQMQVGNPLPSFLYPSAFRTRFGFPYGILYIAQTFVIDGFEVSKGYYTDRVNIKWEFGANQNVTEKINIYRKELGSVTPMQLISSVSKDVYEYNDTQTQGGVLYEYKVEAVGVSEIEELYTTYITGVGFRNPTATVSGSISFDGGSPVQDALVFAEANGADNNSGSSLQFIGGFVEINNIEYEIPTKQLTLQTWVTKQDYIIQLQTTDNYNIEFSAGKFIDIDSAVHSIKLEVLINGQQLTTVILKDSYPTGELDNEGNDVFENISSLTDTSFIHVSTVLEQGSKPKFYLNGREITQAYIDGIFGSDSVSKPSLNVGVFSNYTIDATIDKVIIGQGINGDGYNGYLDEVRIWQRALSEDEIRRDYRRYISGSETDLSIYLRMDEKEGANVYDFSKKGFRQNKNDGFFGSKVGFSSVTPTKKQLGVFGVTDANGAYTISSIGYAGTGESFVISPSLGVHKFEPASQSLFLGAEASVVNQLNFKDISSFKFNGRAVYNVQGVFNSTTLDNTEAYRDIQDFGYNQYQVTSNNNRITLNKGQYYYDGGTINLNNGYYEDGELKKYPVIGLEKANIYIDGNIVINANNQPVETDSDGSFSINVPIGQHRIEVRKDGHTFAHNGYFPASDTFNFVEDQIEQRWFIDTTRISLVGRVVGGKIESDKPVGFGLEGAFSYTNNAGTDNEETELISSKNNIGIAEIILKGNINTTSLDVSVATDSITGEYKTSLIPYIYHIKPGDLKVPSNPALNGAFLTSTETLNLVTTPVLDSVSYTTKDGTELFSEAFHHKKSFRYNAPVTVELINQEYEREIEIGGNIYNIAALTVPLYLQRKKYNMLFEVSQNYVNKDAAVDVLIKEFFTEGTFNITNNFEIAGASTMALIQNRTQYKYSFYAGEPNISIADSFKSAITVQYSIPGSNTLTISNLDYFKNEGIVKGGKSSGGVAFATIAPEVPDIILRDPPGSNSFASIEKGTTITYTSEKVDASAGEDGVGFYASIGPNITISTGAIAAYTDVETAFVADTEGLMSKSITNTSQNVTTNSYTFNQTISTSDAIDFVGSDGDLYIGNAKNMYYGLFDNMFITENVLMSTNGTAVAHITITGVDEGGNSKDLYVSTRKDRVIGEQPTNTFFSYSQKHIVETLIPELIAFAEGFDQSSEPVGSLRTAESYTNQANLWKRIIQENEKTKFDAKNNRETYKQEVLEKVNGFGEYQTQINNLVNENFFSNQSFDAGLGAFTSAISTVKINGKSTEITIETSNEFKEQLGNFVNSVGYNSVFTQVHSEIDTDILNSEEEITTTISYTLKDNDLFNVLSVDVVNMFDGNGPVFITKGGSTSCPYEGETTSIFYEQAEAYSTNGIGVGGEVLGDATNSVYKPDVRADKSVLKNIPESEGALFTLLLKNNSETQSALEYIIEVDALTLNGASTNIAPNGVNVYIPYNETVEFPFEVYKSSASSIFKYDNIRVYLKAPCDDINSSEAFIDVSVEFKPSCSTVTVSAPQDNWIFNRAEGYTTVTNNNGATTTTTNELPITFTDFNTDFAGFIKIELQYRNANSANWMKFKTYYGTLALMGAAEDDDGAVIDPAKSEYTFNWDIIGENISDGNYEFRAISYCTDDVINVSPIVQGVVNLNAPVLFGTPQPSDGILDVGEDISLRFNEAVFEGDLTHIKVTGLQTQQEIDHSVSVFLDGGANQIELPYQILPNGAFTMQFWYKNATTGVGDLITQENGINASLEGNDLTFSVGGASVTATINPSQYNFYSLVYQTGGSPQLLIFENGEVTGYTNLNGDLDFNSNSSIFIGGNNVIGNIHDIRFWSKTFTPAQANVAKDRTLTGRELNLLGYWTLDEGHGKVGVDKAKSRNAIVNLDWAINPQGTGYKFVDNSYLSLENVGFVQPSIAEDITLSFWVKTTIAAKGTIFSNGKGNNDDLELTNGFRNKWSVNMKSDGNLELLSENMSYDLTTQSIADGSWHHVALVVKRGGAISSYIDALEVASISSAHIGGVSGNKILIGARLYEDSSSTETIDNHFTGNLDEIRLWNTARSFEQIKRDRYFEIEASSEGLMLYTDFNQEDTNTTNGPKYSHLVVNNGVSSTFSILNGGTQSYTEDSPPLKPKLQFTNIPFTTVINGDQMIIQPTLTTEEWALFEGQILDFSVSKMLDKHFNEQISPITWSAFVSKQEIEWFTQNQTKEIVAEKKVNEAYSFTMDVVNKGGSNQAYTISGVPTWITVQDMSGSVAPNATKQVVFKVDDELAMGTYNADIYLETASEFNDRLTLDLRVLTTAPDWSINAPDYSSSMNVIGKIKINEVFSRDQYTKIGAFVNDTPRGEAYLKYDTAYDSYFVYLTAYSNVTSDEKITFKIWDAINGQVLIAAIDGAPSTSFLQNAVLGSKSTPVLFSGAEFSEQTLALNQGWTWTSFYVEDDRFNNVKATFDGLVLQDNDQIKSQNKYTNYEDNYWYGSLTTIANNRMYKVKLAAANALVLIGNDVDEANIDLTINIGWNWLPFPIHRNISLNEALSFYNPTDGDVIKDQYTFAIYDTSSGWSGTLNYMQSNRGYMIKSGASASQTLNYPNSENAAKSDSSGQEHAAETIALFSRYNANMSIVAEVIADGNFTKVLVYDSDGVLRGASPIVTLQKKRISFISVFSNSNDALKFKVSDGITEVDAMSSFVFENNKVLGKLKAPVVLNLMSLSSEDVFLSNVVMYPNPFSNSIIINASLQADKVTKIEIFSTIGALVNTISTDKDITAIDTSSLAKGVYLMKLSTSDGKSIIKKMVKK is encoded by the coding sequence ATGAATAAAATACTACAAGTTATCTGTTTGTGTTTGTTGGTTCATACTGCCAAGGCACAAGAGCAGAGTCAGCACCAACTTTTTGTTGGTAATGCTGCTATAGATTATAAATCTACTGATGACTATAATTTGCAAATGCAAGTAGGAAATCCACTTCCTTCTTTTTTATATCCTAGTGCATTTAGAACTAGGTTTGGTTTTCCTTATGGCATCCTATATATTGCGCAAACTTTTGTTATCGATGGTTTCGAAGTTTCAAAAGGGTATTATACCGATAGGGTAAATATTAAGTGGGAATTTGGTGCAAACCAGAATGTTACAGAAAAAATTAATATTTATAGAAAAGAATTAGGGAGTGTAACGCCAATGCAGTTAATTAGTAGCGTAAGCAAAGATGTTTATGAGTATAATGACACCCAAACACAAGGGGGTGTTTTATACGAATATAAAGTAGAAGCTGTGGGTGTTTCTGAGATTGAAGAACTGTATACTACGTATATAACAGGTGTGGGTTTTAGAAATCCAACAGCCACGGTTTCTGGATCTATAAGTTTTGATGGAGGTAGCCCAGTGCAAGATGCTCTTGTTTTTGCAGAAGCAAACGGAGCGGATAACAATTCTGGATCTAGTTTACAATTTATAGGGGGTTTTGTGGAGATTAATAATATTGAATATGAAATACCTACCAAGCAATTAACACTACAAACTTGGGTTACTAAACAAGATTATATTATTCAATTACAAACCACAGATAATTATAATATAGAATTCAGTGCGGGTAAATTTATAGACATAGACAGCGCTGTGCATTCTATCAAGTTAGAAGTTTTAATTAATGGTCAACAACTTACAACGGTTATATTAAAAGATTCTTATCCTACAGGAGAATTAGATAATGAAGGAAATGATGTTTTTGAAAATATTTCTTCTTTAACAGATACATCTTTTATTCATGTTTCTACTGTTTTAGAACAAGGAAGTAAACCAAAATTTTATCTTAACGGAAGAGAAATAACGCAAGCATATATAGATGGTATTTTTGGTTCTGATAGCGTTTCTAAACCTAGTTTAAATGTTGGTGTATTCTCAAATTATACTATAGATGCTACCATTGATAAAGTAATTATTGGACAAGGTATTAATGGAGACGGGTATAATGGCTATTTAGATGAGGTTAGAATTTGGCAACGTGCACTCTCTGAAGATGAAATAAGAAGAGATTACAGAAGGTATATAAGTGGTAGCGAAACTGATTTAAGCATCTACTTAAGAATGGATGAAAAAGAAGGTGCCAATGTGTATGATTTTTCTAAAAAAGGATTTCGTCAAAACAAAAACGATGGTTTTTTTGGCAGTAAAGTTGGTTTTAGTTCGGTGACTCCTACAAAAAAACAATTAGGTGTTTTTGGAGTTACAGATGCAAATGGTGCTTATACCATTTCTAGTATTGGGTATGCAGGTACAGGAGAGTCTTTTGTAATTTCACCATCTTTAGGTGTACATAAATTTGAACCCGCAAGCCAATCCTTATTTTTAGGAGCAGAAGCAAGTGTGGTGAATCAATTAAATTTTAAAGACATTTCTTCTTTTAAATTTAATGGTAGAGCAGTTTATAATGTTCAAGGTGTATTTAATAGTACTACTTTAGATAATACTGAAGCCTATAGAGATATTCAGGATTTTGGTTATAATCAATATCAAGTTACCAGCAATAATAATAGAATTACTCTCAATAAAGGGCAGTATTATTACGATGGCGGTACTATAAATCTTAATAACGGATATTATGAAGACGGAGAATTAAAAAAATACCCCGTAATTGGTTTGGAGAAAGCCAATATCTACATAGACGGAAACATTGTGATTAATGCAAATAACCAACCAGTAGAGACAGATTCAGATGGTAGTTTTAGTATTAATGTACCTATTGGACAACATCGGATAGAAGTTAGAAAAGATGGACACACTTTTGCTCATAATGGTTATTTTCCAGCCTCAGACACCTTTAATTTTGTTGAAGACCAAATAGAACAAAGATGGTTTATAGACACTACAAGAATTTCTTTAGTTGGTAGAGTTGTGGGAGGTAAAATAGAATCGGATAAACCTGTAGGTTTTGGATTAGAGGGTGCGTTTTCTTATACAAATAACGCAGGTACAGATAATGAAGAAACAGAGCTAATTTCTTCTAAAAATAATATTGGTATTGCAGAGATTATCTTAAAAGGTAATATTAATACCACTAGTTTAGATGTTTCTGTTGCAACAGATTCCATAACCGGCGAATATAAAACTTCTTTAATTCCGTATATATATCATATTAAACCTGGTGATTTAAAAGTTCCGTCAAACCCAGCCTTAAATGGTGCTTTTTTAACCAGTACTGAAACACTTAATTTAGTAACAACACCAGTTTTAGACTCTGTTAGCTACACAACAAAAGACGGTACAGAATTGTTTTCAGAAGCATTTCATCATAAAAAAAGTTTTAGATACAACGCTCCTGTAACTGTAGAATTGATAAACCAAGAATATGAGAGGGAAATTGAAATAGGTGGAAATATCTATAATATTGCTGCATTAACAGTTCCTTTATATCTTCAGAGAAAAAAGTACAATATGCTGTTCGAAGTCTCACAGAATTATGTAAATAAAGATGCTGCAGTAGACGTTTTAATTAAAGAATTTTTTACAGAAGGAACTTTTAATATCACAAATAATTTTGAGATTGCAGGTGCAAGTACAATGGCACTTATTCAAAATAGAACACAATATAAATACTCCTTTTACGCAGGAGAACCAAATATTTCAATTGCTGATTCTTTTAAAAGTGCAATTACGGTTCAATATAGTATACCAGGTAGTAATACATTGACTATTTCTAATTTAGATTATTTTAAAAATGAAGGAATTGTAAAAGGAGGTAAAAGTTCTGGTGGTGTAGCTTTTGCTACCATTGCACCAGAGGTTCCAGATATTATTTTAAGAGATCCACCAGGCTCAAATAGTTTTGCATCCATAGAAAAAGGAACAACAATAACTTATACATCAGAAAAAGTAGATGCTTCAGCAGGTGAAGACGGTGTTGGTTTTTATGCGTCTATTGGACCAAATATTACAATTAGTACAGGTGCAATTGCGGCATATACAGATGTAGAAACTGCTTTTGTTGCAGATACAGAAGGTTTAATGTCTAAATCGATAACTAATACAAGCCAAAATGTAACCACAAATAGTTATACATTTAATCAAACAATTTCTACTAGTGATGCTATTGATTTTGTAGGTTCTGATGGAGATTTATACATTGGAAATGCTAAAAATATGTATTATGGTCTTTTTGATAATATGTTTATTACTGAAAACGTGTTAATGTCAACAAACGGAACAGCAGTGGCACATATTACAATAACAGGTGTAGATGAAGGAGGTAACAGTAAAGATTTATATGTAAGTACTAGAAAAGATCGTGTTATTGGAGAGCAACCAACAAATACATTTTTCTCGTATTCTCAAAAACATATTGTAGAAACTTTAATACCAGAGTTGATTGCTTTTGCAGAGGGTTTTGATCAAAGTTCTGAGCCAGTAGGATCATTAAGAACAGCAGAGTCATACACAAATCAAGCAAATTTATGGAAACGAATTATTCAAGAAAATGAAAAAACGAAGTTTGATGCAAAGAATAATAGAGAAACGTATAAGCAAGAAGTTTTAGAAAAAGTTAATGGTTTTGGAGAATATCAAACTCAAATAAATAATTTGGTAAATGAAAATTTCTTTTCCAATCAATCTTTTGATGCTGGTTTGGGTGCGTTTACAAGTGCTATTTCTACGGTTAAAATTAATGGAAAATCTACAGAAATAACAATTGAAACATCAAATGAATTTAAAGAACAACTTGGTAACTTTGTAAATAGTGTAGGTTATAATTCTGTGTTTACTCAAGTACATTCAGAAATAGATACAGATATACTTAATTCTGAAGAAGAGATTACAACCACAATTTCGTATACCTTAAAAGATAATGATTTATTTAATGTATTAAGTGTAGATGTGGTAAATATGTTTGATGGTAATGGACCTGTTTTTATAACAAAAGGTGGTTCTACCTCATGTCCTTACGAAGGCGAAACAACCTCTATTTTTTATGAACAAGCAGAAGCGTATAGCACAAACGGAATTGGTGTTGGAGGTGAGGTTCTAGGAGACGCAACAAATAGCGTGTATAAACCAGATGTAAGAGCAGACAAAAGTGTTCTAAAAAATATTCCAGAAAGTGAAGGGGCATTGTTTACTTTACTTCTAAAGAATAATAGTGAAACACAATCTGCATTAGAATACATTATAGAGGTTGACGCTTTAACCTTAAATGGTGCTTCTACGAACATAGCACCTAATGGGGTTAATGTATATATTCCTTATAATGAAACGGTAGAATTTCCTTTTGAAGTGTATAAATCATCTGCGTCAAGTATCTTTAAATATGATAACATTAGAGTGTATTTAAAAGCGCCTTGTGATGATATTAATTCTTCTGAAGCTTTTATAGATGTTTCGGTAGAGTTTAAACCATCGTGCTCTACAGTAACTGTTTCTGCACCACAAGACAATTGGATTTTTAACAGAGCAGAAGGGTATACTACAGTTACAAATAATAATGGAGCTACAACCACTACAACAAACGAATTACCCATTACGTTTACAGATTTTAATACCGATTTTGCGGGGTTCATAAAAATAGAATTGCAATATAGAAATGCAAACTCTGCAAATTGGATGAAGTTTAAAACCTATTATGGTACGCTAGCTTTAATGGGTGCAGCAGAAGATGACGATGGTGCAGTTATAGATCCTGCAAAATCAGAATACACCTTTAATTGGGATATTATTGGAGAAAATATTTCAGATGGCAATTACGAGTTTAGAGCAATTTCTTATTGTACTGATGATGTTATTAACGTTTCGCCAATTGTACAAGGAGTTGTCAATTTAAATGCACCAGTGCTATTTGGCACCCCACAACCTTCTGATGGTATTTTAGATGTTGGCGAAGATATTTCTTTGCGATTTAATGAAGCTGTTTTTGAAGGTGACTTAACTCATATTAAAGTAACGGGTTTGCAGACTCAACAAGAAATAGACCATAGTGTTTCTGTATTTTTAGATGGGGGTGCAAATCAAATAGAATTACCATATCAAATATTACCAAATGGTGCATTTACCATGCAATTTTGGTATAAAAATGCAACCACTGGAGTTGGAGATTTAATTACTCAAGAAAACGGAATTAATGCTAGCTTAGAAGGTAACGACCTTACATTTAGTGTGGGAGGAGCATCCGTAACTGCAACAATAAATCCTTCTCAATATAATTTCTATTCTTTAGTGTATCAAACTGGAGGCAGCCCTCAATTACTGATATTTGAGAATGGAGAGGTAACTGGTTATACAAATTTAAATGGAGATTTAGACTTCAATTCTAATAGCTCAATTTTTATAGGAGGCAATAATGTAATTGGTAACATTCATGATATTCGTTTTTGGTCTAAAACCTTTACACCTGCGCAAGCAAATGTAGCAAAAGACAGAACATTAACAGGTAGAGAGTTAAATTTGTTAGGCTATTGGACTTTAGATGAAGGCCATGGAAAAGTAGGAGTTGATAAAGCTAAAAGCAGAAATGCAATTGTAAATTTAGATTGGGCTATTAATCCACAAGGAACCGGGTATAAATTTGTTGATAATTCTTACTTATCTTTAGAAAATGTAGGCTTTGTGCAACCTAGTATTGCAGAAGATATCACATTGTCATTTTGGGTTAAAACTACGATAGCAGCTAAAGGAACTATTTTTTCTAATGGAAAAGGAAATAATGATGATCTTGAGCTAACCAATGGTTTTAGAAATAAATGGTCTGTAAATATGAAATCTGACGGTAATTTAGAACTACTATCAGAAAATATGTCTTATGACTTAACTACTCAAAGTATCGCAGATGGCTCTTGGCATCATGTTGCTTTAGTTGTTAAAAGAGGGGGTGCTATAAGTTCTTATATAGATGCTTTAGAAGTAGCCTCTATTTCTTCAGCACATATTGGAGGAGTTTCTGGAAACAAAATTTTAATAGGGGCGCGTTTGTATGAAGATTCTTCTTCTACAGAAACGATTGACAATCATTTTACAGGAAATTTAGATGAGATTCGTTTGTGGAATACTGCAAGAAGTTTCGAGCAAATTAAAAGAGATCGCTATTTTGAGATCGAAGCATCTTCTGAGGGTTTAATGTTGTATACAGACTTTAATCAGGAAGATACTAACACCACAAATGGTCCTAAATACAGTCATTTGGTTGTGAATAATGGGGTGTCGTCTACCTTTTCAATTTTAAATGGAGGAACGCAAAGCTATACGGAAGATTCACCTCCATTAAAACCGAAGTTACAATTTACAAACATTCCTTTTACCACGGTAATTAATGGAGATCAAATGATTATTCAACCCACGTTAACAACAGAAGAATGGGCGCTTTTTGAAGGGCAGATTTTAGATTTCTCTGTATCTAAAATGTTAGATAAACATTTTAATGAGCAAATCTCACCAATAACGTGGTCTGCTTTTGTAAGCAAACAAGAAATAGAATGGTTTACACAAAATCAAACAAAAGAGATTGTAGCTGAGAAAAAGGTAAATGAAGCCTATTCATTTACAATGGATGTTGTAAATAAAGGAGGTAGCAATCAAGCCTATACAATTAGTGGTGTGCCAACTTGGATAACGGTTCAGGATATGTCGGGATCTGTAGCACCAAACGCAACAAAACAGGTGGTTTTTAAAGTCGATGATGAGTTAGCAATGGGTACATATAACGCAGATATCTATCTAGAAACTGCATCCGAATTTAACGACAGATTAACCTTAGATTTAAGAGTGTTAACAACAGCACCAGATTGGTCTATAAATGCGCCTGATTATTCTAGTAGTATGAATGTTATTGGTAAAATTAAAATTAATGAGGTTTTTTCTAGAGATCAATACACTAAAATTGGTGCTTTTGTAAATGATACACCAAGAGGAGAGGCTTATTTAAAATATGATACAGCTTATGATAGTTATTTTGTATACTTAACTGCGTATAGCAATGTTACAAGTGATGAAAAAATAACCTTTAAAATTTGGGATGCAATCAATGGCCAAGTTTTAATAGCTGCTATAGATGGTGCGCCAAGCACGTCTTTTTTACAGAATGCGGTTTTAGGCTCAAAATCAACCCCAGTCCTATTTTCTGGAGCTGAATTTTCTGAACAGACATTGGCTTTAAATCAAGGTTGGACCTGGACCTCTTTTTATGTAGAAGATGACAGATTTAACAATGTAAAAGCAACATTTGACGGATTGGTTTTACAAGACAATGATCAGATTAAATCTCAAAATAAATATACAAATTATGAAGACAACTATTGGTATGGTTCTTTAACTACGATAGCCAATAACCGCATGTATAAAGTGAAATTGGCAGCTGCAAACGCCTTAGTATTAATTGGAAATGATGTGGATGAAGCGAATATAGACTTGACTATTAATATAGGGTGGAACTGGTTACCGTTTCCGATTCATAGAAATATTAGTTTAAATGAAGCCCTTTCGTTTTATAATCCTACCGATGGTGATGTTATAAAAGATCAATATACTTTTGCAATTTATGATACCAGTTCTGGCTGGAGTGGAACACTTAATTATATGCAATCTAATAGAGGGTATATGATAAAGTCTGGAGCTTCAGCTTCGCAAACGTTAAATTATCCGAATTCAGAGAACGCAGCGAAATCTGATTCATCGGGTCAAGAACATGCTGCAGAAACCATTGCGCTATTTTCTAGATACAATGCCAACATGAGTATTGTTGCAGAAGTTATAGCCGATGGTAACTTTACTAAAGTTTTAGTCTATGATTCTGATGGCGTTTTAAGAGGAGCGTCTCCAATTGTTACTTTACAGAAGAAAAGAATAAGTTTTATTTCTGTTTTTAGTAATTCAAATGATGCTTTAAAGTTTAAGGTTTCTGACGGAATTACAGAAGTAGATGCAATGTCTAGTTTTGTTTTTGAAAACAATAAAGTTCTTGGAAAACTTAAAGCACCAGTTGTTTTAAACTTAATGAGTTTGTCATCTGAAGATGTGTTTCTAAGTAATGTTGTTATGTATCCAAACCCGTTTTCAAATAGCATAATTATAAACGCGTCTCTGCAAGCAGATAAGGTTACTAAAATTGAAATATTTAGTACGATTGGTGCGCTTGTGAACACAATTTCTACAGATAAGGATATTACTGCAATAGATACTTCTAGTTTAGCAAAAGGAGTTTATTTGATGAAGTTAAGTACTTCTGATGGAAAGAGTATTATTAAGAAAATGGTTAAAAAATAA